In Sulfurisphaera javensis, a single genomic region encodes these proteins:
- a CDS encoding FAD-dependent oxidoreductase has product MIRILIIGGGIAGLLTAWKLKNESVLVFDRKRELGKRCTGIISHNTFSKLGISKEFVDSEFKYIVFHFSKFSFEVKTNVLRLNRVKLEKYLGENLNVKKSVNVKAIENKVVVGVEKYEGRVIDASGWKGKAKWVKAIEYLTEPINCDKIHVFFDIKNPAGFSWIVPLDYGTLVGALSYTDPKPFIPKIDKKILEIHGGAIPRTKPVYKIGIGDSLGLIKTFTGGGIFSIGEMLDTIPKVIYENDLTLHKIKFEKLKREINKQNIITTVLEKSWGIILPIAFRILKDKTININEEFDFHSLLFRTRL; this is encoded by the coding sequence ATCATCAGAATTTTAATTATAGGAGGAGGAATAGCTGGATTATTAACAGCATGGAAATTAAAAAACGAGAGTGTTTTAGTTTTTGATAGAAAAAGAGAACTAGGGAAAAGATGCACTGGCATAATAAGCCATAATACTTTTTCAAAGTTGGGAATTTCAAAGGAGTTTGTAGATTCCGAATTCAAGTATATTGTTTTTCATTTTTCTAAGTTCTCTTTCGAAGTTAAAACTAATGTATTACGATTAAATAGAGTTAAATTGGAAAAATACCTTGGAGAAAACCTTAATGTAAAAAAGAGTGTTAATGTAAAAGCTATAGAAAATAAAGTGGTAGTAGGAGTAGAAAAATACGAAGGGAGAGTGATAGACGCTTCCGGATGGAAAGGAAAAGCTAAATGGGTTAAGGCTATTGAGTATTTAACCGAACCTATAAATTGTGATAAAATTCATGTATTTTTTGATATCAAAAACCCAGCAGGATTTAGTTGGATAGTTCCACTAGATTATGGAACTCTAGTAGGAGCTTTATCTTATACTGATCCTAAGCCATTTATTCCTAAAATTGACAAGAAAATTTTAGAGATTCATGGTGGAGCTATACCAAGAACTAAACCAGTTTATAAAATTGGTATTGGAGATTCTCTCGGGTTAATTAAAACGTTTACCGGAGGAGGAATATTTTCAATAGGTGAAATGCTGGATACGATACCTAAAGTAATTTATGAGAATGATTTAACTTTACATAAAATCAAATTTGAAAAACTTAAAAGAGAAATTAATAAGCAAAATATTATAACTACTGTATTAGAGAAATCGTGGGGAATAATTTTACCTATTGCTTTCAGAATATTAAAGGATAAAACTATAAATATTAATGAAGAGTTTGATTTTCATTCACTTCTTTTTCGTACTAGGTTATAA
- the speD gene encoding adenosylmethionine decarboxylase, whose translation MMGVMSTPKVVGRQVYGSLYECDNEILKDREKLEEIAREAAKIGNMTLLDIKSWKIGEGVSVVAIVLESHITIHTWPEYSFATVDVYSCGAHTDPYKAFMYIVNELKAKRYTINEADRSSEF comes from the coding sequence ATGATGGGGGTTATGAGCACACCAAAGGTTGTCGGAAGGCAAGTATACGGTAGCTTATACGAATGCGACAACGAAATTTTAAAGGACAGAGAAAAATTAGAAGAAATTGCAAGAGAGGCAGCAAAAATAGGCAATATGACTTTGCTTGATATTAAATCATGGAAAATAGGAGAAGGAGTCAGCGTAGTAGCTATAGTGTTAGAGAGCCACATTACGATTCACACTTGGCCAGAGTACAGTTTTGCAACTGTTGATGTTTACTCTTGTGGCGCTCATACTGATCCTTATAAAGCCTTCATGTACATAGTTAATGAATTAAAAGCTAAAAGGTATACTATAAACGAGGCTGATAGATCATCAGAATTTTAA
- a CDS encoding DUF211 domain-containing protein, which yields MPIRRLVLDVLKPIRGTSIVDLAEKISALEGVDGVNISVTDMDVETMGLMIVIEGSNLNFEEIKKLLEEEGCAIHSIDEVASGNKIVEGRRES from the coding sequence TTGCCTATTAGAAGGCTTGTCTTAGATGTTTTAAAACCTATAAGAGGTACTTCAATAGTAGACTTAGCTGAGAAAATCTCAGCTCTAGAAGGGGTTGACGGAGTTAATATAAGTGTGACTGATATGGATGTAGAAACAATGGGGTTAATGATAGTTATTGAAGGAAGTAATTTAAACTTCGAGGAAATTAAGAAACTATTGGAAGAAGAGGGATGTGCAATTCACAGTATTGATGAGGTAGCAAGCGGAAACAAAATAGTGGAGGGTAGAAGAGAGTCATGA
- a CDS encoding TIGR00269 family protein — protein sequence MICDVCKIREAEIYQPHSGRKLCRNCFIEDIRKRVEKEADKIGLKNASKILLAVSGGKDSFVLADTLASFIDSKRLVAYNITEGIHGYNRKEQVEQLRKFLTELGIDLIEDSFKESVGFTLDEMVKSSREKGLNVSACTFCGGFRRKLINNAGRLVNADYVATGHNLDDEVQAIVINLIRGDLLRLIRFGDKPLKLSSKFVLRVKPLRKIYEWETTMYAYYKGYNFQEVECPYIISRPTLRAKVRELLYILEENKPGALLNIIEEFDRISENVRKEYSTKEELKELPRCKICGEPTSYGREICKNCELLIKSGLLHQNLSIS from the coding sequence ATGATATGTGATGTTTGTAAAATTAGAGAAGCTGAAATTTATCAACCGCATTCTGGTAGAAAACTTTGCAGGAATTGCTTCATTGAAGATATTAGAAAAAGAGTTGAAAAAGAAGCAGATAAAATAGGTTTGAAAAATGCTAGCAAAATCCTCTTAGCAGTTTCTGGGGGGAAAGACAGTTTCGTGCTAGCAGATACTTTGGCTTCGTTTATTGATAGTAAAAGATTAGTAGCATATAACATTACTGAAGGAATTCATGGCTATAACAGAAAGGAACAGGTAGAACAGTTAAGGAAATTTTTAACAGAATTGGGAATTGATTTAATAGAAGATAGTTTCAAGGAAAGTGTAGGCTTTACATTAGATGAAATGGTTAAGTCGTCTAGGGAAAAAGGGCTAAATGTATCAGCCTGTACTTTTTGTGGTGGGTTTAGGAGAAAACTCATTAACAATGCTGGTAGATTAGTTAATGCAGATTATGTTGCTACTGGGCATAATCTCGACGACGAGGTACAAGCAATAGTTATAAATTTGATCAGAGGTGATTTACTAAGGCTAATTAGGTTTGGAGATAAACCACTAAAATTAAGCTCAAAATTTGTTCTTAGAGTAAAGCCATTAAGGAAAATATATGAATGGGAAACTACTATGTATGCTTATTACAAAGGGTATAACTTCCAAGAAGTTGAATGTCCTTACATTATTTCTAGGCCAACTTTAAGGGCTAAAGTTAGGGAACTACTCTACATACTTGAGGAAAATAAGCCTGGTGCATTGTTAAACATAATTGAGGAATTTGATAGAATTTCAGAAAATGTTAGAAAAGAATATTCTACTAAAGAGGAGTTGAAAGAACTACCGAGATGTAAAATATGTGGCGAGCCTACTAGTTATGGAAGAGAAATATGTAAAAATTGTGAACTTTTAATAAAGTCTGGTTTGCTTCACCAGAATTTATCAATATCATAA
- a CDS encoding cob(I)yrinic acid a,c-diamide adenosyltransferase, which yields MFTKSGDDGNTNVVNKRVGKDSPLVNFLGDLDELNSFIGYAISKIPWEDMKKDLERVQIELFQIGEDLSTNGTKRKIDESYVKWIEERTVAYRKESGPVKLFVIPGGSEEASVLHITRAVARRVERNAVKYIKELPEINRMIIVYLNRLSSLLFAMALVANKRKNINEKIYDIDKFW from the coding sequence GTGTTTACAAAATCTGGAGATGATGGAAATACTAATGTAGTAAATAAAAGAGTCGGAAAAGATTCACCATTAGTTAATTTTCTTGGAGATCTTGACGAATTAAACTCTTTCATTGGATATGCTATATCTAAAATTCCGTGGGAAGATATGAAAAAAGATTTGGAAAGAGTTCAGATAGAACTGTTTCAAATAGGAGAAGATCTTTCAACTAATGGAACAAAAAGAAAGATTGATGAAAGTTATGTTAAATGGATAGAAGAAAGGACTGTTGCCTATCGTAAAGAAAGTGGGCCAGTAAAACTTTTTGTAATACCAGGTGGTTCTGAAGAAGCTTCAGTATTACATATAACAAGAGCAGTGGCTAGAAGAGTTGAAAGAAATGCAGTAAAATACATTAAAGAACTCCCAGAAATAAACAGAATGATTATTGTATACCTTAATAGGCTTTCTTCACTTTTGTTTGCAATGGCTTTAGTAGCAAATAAAAGAAAAAACATTAATGAGAAAATTTATGATATTGATAAATTCTGGTGA
- the leuS gene encoding leucine--tRNA ligase, which yields MFWWLGISAKEFVDFLVSIAEKWQKEWEKAKIFEANPDKNRKKFFTTVAFPYPNSPFHLGHGRTYVTCDIYARYMRMKGYNVLFPMGFHYTGTPIIAMADDVAKGDKELIDIFKNIYEIPDNVISKLADPLFMANYFKDEIKKAMKEIGLSIDWRREFTTIDPEFSSFIVWQFSKLQEKGFIVRDTHPVGWCPVHHIPVGMHDTKGDMEPEIGEFVLIYFTTDLGILPAATLRPETVFGAVAVWVNPDVTYSIIEIDGKKMIVSERSAFKLTFQIDNIKNIGNIKGSELTKYKAINPITGKEIPILPADFVDPNVATGVVMSVPAHAPFDYFYLKKIKQDIPIVSVIQVEGQGDTLARDFVEKNNPKNKDDLQKLTEQVYRIEYNRGKMKDVSQLVKPDYVVFFKSFTGLSVPEARQKITEFLINNGLGRKIFEIMNRPVYCRCGNEVVVKILKDQWFLDYGNPEWKALAKKLIANMKFIPPEVRKDFEFVADWLQKRACARTRGLGTPLPWDKKWIIESLSDSTIYMAYYTIAHKIKQYQLRPSQLTYDFWNYVMLGIGNIDEISSKTGISKEIIKEIRDEFLYWYPLDIRHSGKDLIPNHLSFFIFNHAAIFPEELWPKAIAVNGFVLYEGKKMSKSLRNIIPLRKALRIYSPDVVRITLTSTADMGSDVNFSDSYAKSVGEILRKYYEFIKDLPKYNGEGTDFADRWLRAQVNRMVLESTKYMDNIDFRSTVNDILYNFDSYLKEYMEMCKAEGKEPNGKLMRDIIEIWIKLLAPFAPHFAEEIWHELGHNTYISLEKWPTAEESSEDLYFILIHEYHKRIIEDASKIINYYFKNTPKVVKIYVAEEELMKVLKDAVQILSSGGTLKQLMEKEKPSDKRMANLYKKIYELAVELDDTMKKLILGYDVNELEVLKQGAKYISYKLNVPVEVHNISELDRSKYNKEALPMKPAIIVE from the coding sequence GTGTTTTGGTGGTTAGGGATTTCAGCTAAGGAATTCGTTGACTTCTTAGTATCAATAGCTGAAAAATGGCAAAAAGAGTGGGAAAAAGCTAAAATCTTTGAAGCTAACCCAGATAAAAATAGAAAAAAATTCTTTACTACAGTAGCTTTTCCTTATCCTAATTCCCCTTTCCATTTAGGGCACGGAAGAACGTATGTGACATGTGATATTTATGCTAGATACATGAGAATGAAAGGGTATAATGTTCTTTTCCCTATGGGTTTTCATTATACTGGAACACCAATTATTGCTATGGCGGATGATGTTGCAAAAGGTGATAAAGAATTAATAGATATTTTCAAGAATATTTATGAAATACCAGATAATGTGATTTCTAAATTAGCTGATCCATTATTCATGGCAAACTACTTTAAGGATGAAATTAAAAAAGCAATGAAGGAGATAGGATTAAGTATTGATTGGAGAAGGGAATTTACCACAATAGACCCAGAATTTTCGTCATTTATTGTATGGCAATTCTCAAAATTACAAGAGAAAGGTTTCATAGTGAGAGACACTCATCCAGTTGGATGGTGTCCAGTTCATCATATTCCAGTAGGAATGCATGATACAAAAGGAGATATGGAACCAGAAATCGGAGAATTTGTTTTGATATACTTTACTACTGATCTTGGAATTTTACCAGCTGCCACATTAAGACCAGAAACCGTTTTTGGAGCTGTAGCTGTTTGGGTAAATCCAGATGTCACTTATTCCATTATTGAGATTGATGGAAAGAAAATGATAGTAAGTGAAAGATCAGCATTCAAATTAACATTTCAAATTGATAATATAAAAAATATTGGAAATATAAAGGGTTCGGAACTGACTAAATACAAAGCTATAAATCCAATAACTGGAAAAGAAATTCCTATATTACCGGCCGACTTCGTAGATCCTAATGTAGCTACTGGAGTTGTTATGAGTGTTCCAGCTCATGCCCCATTTGACTATTTCTATCTAAAGAAAATTAAGCAAGATATTCCTATAGTATCAGTTATTCAAGTTGAAGGCCAAGGTGACACTTTAGCTAGGGATTTCGTAGAGAAAAATAATCCAAAAAACAAGGATGATTTGCAAAAACTTACAGAACAAGTTTACAGAATAGAATATAATAGAGGAAAGATGAAAGATGTGAGTCAGCTAGTGAAACCGGATTATGTAGTGTTTTTTAAATCTTTCACAGGCTTATCTGTGCCAGAGGCTAGACAGAAAATTACAGAGTTCTTAATAAATAATGGCTTAGGAAGAAAAATATTTGAAATAATGAATAGGCCAGTTTATTGCAGATGTGGTAACGAGGTAGTTGTAAAAATTTTAAAAGATCAATGGTTCCTTGATTATGGAAACCCAGAGTGGAAAGCTTTAGCAAAGAAGTTAATTGCAAATATGAAGTTTATTCCACCGGAGGTAAGGAAAGATTTTGAGTTTGTAGCCGATTGGTTACAGAAAAGAGCTTGTGCAAGAACAAGAGGATTAGGTACTCCTTTACCATGGGATAAGAAGTGGATAATTGAGAGTTTAAGCGATTCCACAATTTACATGGCTTATTATACAATAGCTCATAAGATTAAACAATATCAACTAAGACCTTCTCAGTTAACCTATGATTTTTGGAACTATGTAATGCTTGGAATAGGTAACATTGACGAGATTTCTAGTAAAACTGGAATATCAAAAGAAATAATTAAAGAAATTAGAGACGAATTCCTATACTGGTATCCATTAGATATTAGACATAGCGGTAAAGATTTAATTCCTAATCATCTATCCTTCTTTATATTTAATCATGCTGCTATATTCCCAGAGGAGTTATGGCCAAAAGCTATTGCTGTTAATGGTTTCGTTCTTTACGAAGGAAAGAAAATGAGTAAATCGTTAAGAAACATAATACCTTTAAGAAAGGCTTTAAGAATTTATAGTCCAGACGTTGTCAGAATTACTTTAACTTCAACTGCTGATATGGGTTCTGATGTTAACTTTAGTGACTCTTATGCAAAATCTGTTGGTGAAATATTAAGGAAATATTATGAGTTCATTAAAGACTTACCAAAATATAATGGCGAAGGGACAGACTTTGCTGATAGATGGTTAAGAGCTCAAGTGAATAGAATGGTTTTAGAGTCAACTAAATATATGGACAATATTGATTTTAGAAGCACTGTAAATGACATACTATATAATTTCGATTCTTACTTAAAGGAATATATGGAAATGTGTAAAGCTGAAGGTAAAGAACCTAATGGTAAGTTGATGAGAGATATTATTGAAATTTGGATCAAACTATTAGCACCATTTGCTCCTCACTTTGCTGAAGAAATTTGGCATGAGCTTGGCCATAATACATATATTTCATTAGAAAAATGGCCTACTGCTGAGGAATCTTCAGAGGACTTATACTTTATTTTAATTCATGAATATCATAAAAGAATAATAGAAGATGCTAGTAAGATAATCAATTATTATTTTAAGAATACACCAAAAGTTGTTAAGATTTATGTTGCTGAAGAAGAGTTAATGAAAGTACTCAAAGATGCTGTACAAATTTTATCTTCTGGTGGTACCTTAAAACAACTTATGGAAAAAGAGAAACCCTCTGATAAGAGAATGGCTAATCTATATAAGAAAATCTATGAGCTAGCCGTAGAGTTAGACGATACAATGAAGAAGTTAATTTTAGGTTACGATGTAAATGAGTTAGAGGTCTTAAAACAAGGTGCTAAATACATTTCATACAAACTCAATGTACCAGTAGAGGTTCACAATATATCAGAATTAGATAGGAGTAAGTATAATAAAGAAGCATTACCTATGAAGCCTGCTATAATTGTTGAGTAA
- the hisC gene encoding histidinol-phosphate transaminase gives MAPTADVKSLIYPWLIEAEEYSFDDINEGIRLHLNESPYPPPDFIIEEVKKYLHLGNRYQHPSLTERLRELMAEYNKVEPKNVYPTPGGDGALRAIFYNLAQVGDKVVLNNPSYSMYKVYTSVRGLKAIKVNLKEDGNWWKMDFDKFLEEAKDARLVVIDDPNNPTGSPMLKAEEEKIKALAETVKGFVLIDEAYYEFSGYSAVKLIEKYPNLMIVRTLSKAFSLASFRVGYLIANEEIVKNLMKGSTPFDISLPGLIAGITALENPSYVKDVVKEITKNREYLFKGLTKLGLKVYNSLTNFLFVKDERELLTPLLNKGIAIRKPLSGYYRISVGTKEQIDTLLNYLGEIIENRNSK, from the coding sequence ATTGCACCAACCGCTGATGTCAAAAGCCTCATATATCCATGGTTAATTGAAGCAGAAGAGTATAGTTTTGATGATATAAATGAAGGTATAAGACTTCATTTAAATGAATCTCCTTATCCACCACCAGATTTTATAATTGAGGAAGTTAAGAAATATCTTCACTTAGGTAATAGATATCAACATCCTTCTTTAACTGAAAGACTAAGAGAATTAATGGCAGAATATAATAAAGTAGAGCCTAAGAACGTATATCCTACACCAGGTGGGGATGGGGCACTAAGGGCTATTTTTTATAATCTTGCACAAGTAGGAGATAAGGTTGTGTTGAATAATCCTTCGTATAGTATGTATAAAGTCTATACTTCAGTTAGAGGTTTAAAGGCTATAAAAGTGAATCTCAAAGAGGATGGAAACTGGTGGAAAATGGATTTTGATAAATTTTTGGAAGAAGCAAAAGATGCTAGGCTAGTAGTTATAGATGATCCTAACAACCCTACTGGATCACCAATGTTAAAAGCCGAAGAAGAAAAGATAAAGGCATTAGCTGAGACTGTTAAGGGGTTTGTCCTTATAGATGAAGCTTATTATGAATTTTCTGGTTATTCCGCAGTCAAACTTATTGAAAAATATCCTAACCTTATGATAGTTAGGACTTTAAGTAAGGCTTTCTCTTTAGCTTCCTTTAGAGTAGGATATTTAATTGCGAATGAAGAAATAGTAAAAAATCTTATGAAAGGTTCAACACCATTTGATATTTCTTTACCTGGATTAATTGCTGGAATAACTGCCTTAGAAAATCCCTCATATGTAAAGGATGTAGTAAAAGAAATTACTAAGAATCGTGAATATTTATTCAAAGGATTAACTAAACTAGGTCTTAAAGTTTATAATTCCCTTACGAATTTCCTATTTGTTAAAGATGAAAGGGAGTTATTGACTCCATTACTAAATAAAGGTATAGCAATTAGGAAGCCATTATCTGGATATTATAGAATAAGTGTTGGAACAAAGGAACAGATAGATACCCTATTAAACTATTTGGGTGAGATTATTGAAAATCGCAATTCCAAATAA
- the hisG gene encoding ATP phosphoribosyltransferase has product MKIAIPNKGRLKDPVLQFLYSVGVKGNFSDDRALIIPTNWEGVQLVMVRTEDIPSIVESGASEIGITGHDYVLESNADVEELIKLDFGKSKIVLAVPVSWNIDRVEEIKHEIRIATKYYNIAKQYLEKKNLKAKIVKISGAAEVMPSLGAADAIIDVMSTGTTLKLHGLKPIDVILESSAVVIANRNWVKSEEADKINLLLTMMKGALMARNKKMVFMNVPDDKLDKVISSLPAMLSPTLSKLARSDAWEVITVVDEDLLPEVIAKVKANGAMDIVVVDIEKVVK; this is encoded by the coding sequence TTGAAAATCGCAATTCCAAATAAAGGTAGACTAAAAGATCCAGTATTACAGTTTTTATACTCAGTTGGTGTAAAAGGCAACTTCTCAGATGATAGAGCACTAATCATTCCTACAAATTGGGAAGGAGTTCAATTAGTTATGGTGAGGACAGAAGATATCCCTAGCATTGTAGAATCTGGTGCTTCAGAAATCGGAATTACGGGACACGATTATGTTTTAGAATCAAATGCCGATGTTGAAGAATTAATCAAATTAGACTTTGGCAAATCTAAGATAGTTCTGGCAGTTCCAGTAAGCTGGAATATTGATAGAGTTGAAGAAATAAAACATGAAATTAGAATAGCTACAAAATATTATAACATTGCGAAACAATACCTAGAAAAGAAAAACCTCAAGGCTAAAATTGTGAAAATAAGCGGTGCTGCTGAAGTAATGCCATCGTTAGGTGCTGCCGATGCAATTATTGATGTGATGAGTACTGGAACAACGCTAAAGTTACATGGATTAAAACCTATTGATGTTATTCTCGAAAGCAGTGCAGTTGTAATAGCAAATAGAAACTGGGTTAAGAGTGAAGAGGCAGACAAAATTAATCTTCTGTTAACAATGATGAAAGGCGCACTAATGGCAAGAAACAAGAAAATGGTGTTTATGAACGTACCAGATGACAAACTAGATAAAGTGATTTCTTCCTTACCAGCTATGCTTTCTCCTACGCTTTCGAAATTAGCTAGAAGTGATGCATGGGAAGTTATAACTGTGGTAGATGAAGATTTATTACCAGAAGTTATTGCTAAAGTTAAGGCTAATGGAGCTATGGA